A genomic region of Cucumis sativus cultivar 9930 unplaced genomic scaffold, Cucumber_9930_V3 scaffold104, whole genome shotgun sequence contains the following coding sequences:
- the LOC116405440 gene encoding tRNA (guanine(10)-N2)-methyltransferase homolog yields MWYLCVFYHRLLDYRKAEVESLAELFGENGDHKGKKLEWKLPLHHHPDSPFHFVDLSSDDIARNIANRSILVKGMYELWGQGSDYEELEESIRNFPEERKSPYLQPGSSFKISVESFGKAISFQEQNERIQGLAYIPFKV; encoded by the exons ATGTGGTATCTCTGTGTGTTCTATCACCGTCTTTTGGATTATCGGAAGGCCGAGGTCGAGTCTCTGGCCGAGTTGTTTGGTGAAAATGGCGACCACAAAGGGAAGAAGTTGGAATGGAAGCTTCCTCTTCACCATCACCCTGATTCTCCTTTCCATTTCGTCGACCTCTCTTCAGACGATATCGCTCGGAACATCGCTAACCGAA GTATACTAGTGAAGGGGATGTATGAACTCTGGGGTCAAGGAAGTGACTACGAGGAGCTAGAGGAGTCTATTAGAAATTTTCCGGAAGAACGGAAGTCGCCATACTTACAACCTGGAAgctctttcaaaatttctgTAGAGAGCTTTGGGAAGGCTATCAGCTTCCAGGAACAAAATGAACGTATTCAGGGGCTAGCGTACATCCCTTTCAAGGTATGA